AGAAGCCGGGTGGAAAGACCTTTCATTCGCGAATGAAGCAATGCCTTACTATGAAAGCGGTATTGAGAAGCTGCTGGAAACGTCAATAGCGTATACATTCCAAGGAGTGCAGGCTTGATGAATCAACAGCAAATGAGCGGGAGAAATAAAGTAGGCTGGAACCAAAACGCTTATGAAGCATGGTTGACACGACATGGCTCACCTAATGACTACGCAAACGAATTAATGGCAGATCCGTCTAGAAAGGTCAGTTATTTTTTGGACGAAATTGGAGAAGTGAAAGGAAAAAGAGTACTAAATTTACTTGGTTCAAAAGGAAATAAAGCCGTTTGTTTTGCGCTTCTTGGAGCTGATGTCACAGTAGTCGACCTATCTTCCGAAAATAAACGCTATGCAATGGAATTAGCAAAAGCGGCAGGTGTTTCGATTACTTATATTGTCAAAGATGTGCTTGAATTGACCGAAGAAGAAGTTACACCATTCGATATTGTCATTCTTGAAATAGGGGTACTTCATTACTTCGTTGATTTACATCCTTTATTTCAAAAGGTATCCACGCTTATGAAAGAGAGAGCTATATTTATTGTAAGAGATTATCATCCAATTGTTTCAAAAACGTTACGTATCATAGATGGAGAAGTGATACTGGATGGTAACTACTTTAGTGATAAGTATTTGGAAGTTGAGGTGGCCTATTCAACTTTACTTCCCAAACAAAGCCGACAAAAAATGGAGAAAAATATAATTCGGCAATGGATGCTATCCGAAGTTGTCAATGCCCTTATTAATTCCGATTTGAAGATAAGAAAAATGAAAGAGGATAAGGGAGTTCACTGGGCATTTCCTGTAGGTTCACCGGAAGGGATTGGTGATAAAATTCCGGGGACTTTTACAATTTGTGCATCTTTATAAAATGATGTTTCTTAAAATAGAATTATGAACTAGTGGTACTAATTGTTGATTGAAGTGGAAGGCGGCGACTCCTGGGGGATTAGCGGGACAGGTGAGACCCTGGACGAAGCGAAGCGAAGGAAGCGGCTCACCGCCCGCCCCCTGGAAAGCGTCCGCCTGTAGCGGAAATCAACATAGAGAAATTCATTGCGCGCTTTCCAGTAAGTTTAATGATAAAAAGGGGAATTTATAGTGGGATATATAGAGGAATTGAGAGAAGTTGTCGGAAACCGGCCTTTACTGCTGACTGGCGCAGGAGTAGGGGTGTTCAATGAAAAAGGTGAGATCCTTCTGCAAAGAAATTTGGATGGACGTTGGGGAATTCCAGGGGGATTCCTGGAACTTGGGGAATCTGCTGAAGAAGCGGCTCGGAGGGAAGTTCTCGAGGAGACGGGCATCCAGATCGGAAAGATGGATCTTGTAACCGTAGTATCCGGCGCACAAACTCATACCGTTTTAAACAATGGCCACGAATATTATTCGGTGACAATCGTTTATGCAACGGACGATATTCGTGGCGGTGAACTGCTAGCTGACGGCGTTGAGACATCAGAAGTAGGCTTCTTTAATTTGCAGCAACTACCTGTTAACTTGAACCCGATGATACGGACGATGATACTGCAATATGCAGCTGCGCATAAATAAGCAATTAAATAGTTTTATGCGTAATTGCGGGAGTTTATGAGCTTTTGTGATGATTTATGCGCATATAATTGCAGTTATGAGTTTTTCCTAGCGTTTATGCGTGAATCACTACGTTTATGCGTCTTTCCACAGTTTTATGCGTGAATTCGCATGCTCGGTGCATATATAGTAGCTTCAGGATTTATTGCTGACGAAGAAACGGACGATCCAATCGACATCGAGTGGCCCGTCTACGATTTCATAATAGAGCAGCGAGTTTTGTATGATCAGATTTTCAGCAATGACAATTGTAATATTATTTCCTTCTGAATCTCTTAAGCTGATGGTAAGTTCATCGATATTGTCATCCGGGTCAATTTCTTCCGGTTTTAATTTCTTAACATGATAGTTTTCCAGGAATTGAAGTAATTCATCGACCTTGTTTTCATCATCGATGCTCCACGTTTCTGCCGGAAAGCCATGCATCATCGGCTTTGTGAAAGTAAGCATAGCGAATTCGGTATCAACTGTATCAATGAATTCAGCGAAACTTTTTTCCTTGAAATCATTGATGGTTTCAATCATTGTATACATCCCACCGATAATGAGTGCGATTAGCAAGAAGGCTCGCATTTTCATGTTCAATTCCTCCAGTCTCCGTTTGTATAGTATACGCAGCGGTTGCTTATATGGAATAGTACTCATGCTATGATTTTGTGGGAAGAATAATTAATGGCGAATCGAGATAAATGAAATACTTTTTGAAGGTCGCGGGATGTTACTGAAAGAGATACTTGATGATTACTGTTATACTAGTATTCAAATAATAATGAATATACGGGGGTAGTGAAATGGAAAAGATTGAAAATGCAATCCAAGACTTTTATGCAGATGACTTCGCCTGGTGCTTCGGATGCGGACGGCTGAATGAGGAAGGATATCACTTCCGAACTGGCTGGGATGGTGAGAAAACGGTTACATACTATGAACCTTTGGAAAAGCATATGGCGATTCCGGGATTTGTATATGGTGGATTGATCGCTTCGTTCGTTGATTGCCACGGAACGGGATCATGCGCACTTGCTTTGTATCGGAATAACGGCCATGAACCTGGAGATGATGCGGAAGTTCCCCGATTCGTAACCGCCTCGTTGAATGTGAACTATTTGAAGCCTACTCCACAAGGAAAATTACTGAAGGCTGTCGGCATGGTCGAAGAGATCCATCCAAAGAAATGGAAAGTGAATGTGGAAGTATTTGCAGATGACGTTCTTTGTGCAACCGGGGAAGTTGTCGGAGTGGTCATGCCAGCAACATTCACAGGAAATTAAACCAAGTAAACGAATACATTCAGATTGCTGTATGTAGTAATAAAGGAAAGGGGAGTTGGGAAGATGCTATACGTAATGGGAATTGTAGCGATTGTCATGTGTGTGCCAATAACCGCCATCTTGACGGACTATAAACGGAAGACGATGAAATTCAAGGCGGAAATGGTAAGGGAAGAAATCGAACTGGAGAAGCTGAAACAACAGAATTTCATCATCGAAACCGAAAAGATGAAGCTTGAGTTGGAGCAGATGAAGCTTGACTATACATCCGGAAAAAATGAGCTACTAAAAATCGACGAAAGAGTGGGATAAGAATGTCCGATAATTCGATGCCTCCATACAATGACCTGATCGGCGATATGTTGAAAAAACGTGAAAGTGAAGACGGCATGGAGAATTTGAAGGGCTTCGGAAAACCATTGCCGAAAGAGTATTTTTCGGGTGACACGTTCCAGCATTTTCAGCGAATTGCAAAAGACGCAGGCTATAAGCCGCATTGGTTGAAATTGCAACACGAAATCAGCGGCATGATTGATGAGATTTCAACACTTTCATCGAACGGAGAACAGGATATTTTGCAAAAGCGTGTGGGTGAAGTGAATGAGAAAATTGCTGAACATAATAGACATTGTCCCCCTCCGATGTTGAAGGGCCGCATCTCACTCGATTCCCTCGATAGAGCAAAAGAAATTTGGAGTTGAATTGGAAGATCCCGGCCTTTCGCAATATAGGATTGTTAGTTATTTGCATCCTATTTCTTTTGGCAGGATGCAGTCCAGCAGTAGAGGAATTTGGAAAGAAAACCCCATCATTCAGCGAAAGGGCGCAAGTGACTGAGTTGCCAGAAATTACGATTGCCAAGGTTGATTTATTGATGGAAGACATGACGTTGGAAGAAAAGATCGGACAATTGCTCATCGTAGGGATGGAAGGAAAGACGTATGGCGACGAGTTGGATCATCTTATTCGTCAATATCATGTTGGGGGAATCATTTTACTAGGCAAGAATATTTCGCATCCTGCCGGGATGCTGAAGTTATTGAATGAAAGCAAGATGGCGAATTCCGATTATGAAATACCGTTATTCATTTCGGTAGATGAAGAAGGAGGGCGCGTGTCAAGATTGCCTTCGAGTATGAAAAAATTACCTGCGGCGGAATACTTCGGACGTATCGCTGATGAAACGCTTGCCTATCAAACCGGTGTATATCTTGCTGATCTGTTGCACGCCTTTGGCTATAACATGAACTATGCACCTGTTTTGGATGTCCATAGCAACCCAAAAAACCCTGTTATTGGTGACCGATCATTCTCATCCGATCCTTATGCAGTCGCAGATTTAGGCCAGGCTGTGATGAAAGGCATGACGGATAATGGCATCATTTCGGTCGTCAAACATTTTCCGGGACACGGGGACACGCATGTGGATTCCCATTTATCGTTGCCAGTCATTGAAAAGACGCTCGATGAACTGCGTGAAATCGAGCTTATCCCTTTTCAGAGGGCGATTGAAGAACAGGCTGATGCGATCATGGTAGCCCATATCATGTTCCCTGAACTTGATGATAAACATCCTTCTTCTTTATCGAAAAAGGTCATAACAGATCTTTTACGCGAGGAAATGCAGTTTGAAGGTGTCGTTATTACAGACGACTTGACAATGGGGGCAATTGTCAATGACTATACAGTTCCGGAAGCTGCTGTACAGTCCTTCATCGCAGGCAGTGATTTGCTATTGATAGCCGGAGATTATGAAAACCAGGTTGGTACGATCAATGCATTGTTGGCCGCGGTGGAAGCAGGGACGATTTCCGAGGAACGGATTGATAAAAGCACCAGGCGGATTTTGACGTTGAAGGAACGTTATAAACTGAAAGATGATCCAATAGAAGAAATCGATCTGGATTTGATTGAACAGAAATTTTTTGAATTGATGGATTGAAAATGAAACTTCCTCCTTGCTTATCCGTATATACTAGTACAATAGAAACAAGGAGGTATACTATATGGAAAACACAGGTTTGAAAGTAATAGTTCATGCTAGCGCTTTTTTCGCACCATTCCTTGTTCCGATCCTAATTTATTTGATTGTGAATGATTCAGAAGTGAAGAGAATATCCATTCAGGCGCTATTGTTCCAATTAGTGATGGGCGCTTTGATTTTCATATCTGCGATTTTAATCATTTTCTTAATAGGCATTCCGATGATCATCGTTTTCGGACTGATGACAATCATCGTGCCAATCTTAGGGATTGTGAAATCGTTGCAAGGTGAAACATATAATTATCCAATTGTCGGCAGATGGATCTGATCGGCCCCCCCTTTTCGCGAAAGCGGTCTAGGGGTTTTTTATTGTCTATTTTCATTCATGATACGCACATGTTTTGTATATGTTGGTATAAGCAAAGATTCGCACAAAAATAAGAAAGGGGAGAGGCATGAAGATCAAATTCAATCTCGTCACACAAATTTTTATCGCATTCGTGTTAGCCATTATTTTAGGCAGTTTGTTCGGAAGTTCCATCAATTTTCTGAAGCCGTTCGGGGATTTATTTTTACGGTTAATTAAATTCATCATTGCTCCGCTCATTCTATCGACATTGGTCGTCGGTGTCGCAGGAACGTCCGACCCGAAGCAGCTCGGGAGGATGGGGGTCAAGACAGTCGCCTATTATTTAGCGACTACCGCAATCGCCATTATCATTGGGCTTGCCGTTGCATTCATGATTTCGCCAGGAAAAGGCTTATCAATTTCATCCGATGGCTTGGTCGCTCCGGAATCAGCGACGCAGGAACCGCAAAGTACAATTACCACCGTATTGAACATCATACCGGAAAATCCGTTCACTGCTTTGGCGACGGGAAGCATTTTACAAATCATTTTCTTTGCATTATTCGTCGGGCTAGCCATAACATTGGTCGGGGAAAAGGCTCGTCCCGTCTATACGTTCTTTGAAGGTTTTGCCGAAATCATGTACAAAATTACCGGGATTGTCATGAAATTCGCTCCTATCGGCATTTTAGGCCTACTTGCTCCGGTTATCGGACAATACGGGCTTTCTGTCCTTTTGCCGCTAGTCAAAGTGATTATAGCAGTTTACATTGCCTGTATCCTTCACGCGGTCATCGTTTATTCGATGGCGGTCAAGTCATTCGCTGGAATGAGTCCGAAGAGATTTTTCAAAGGGATTTCCCCGGCAGCTTTAGTTGCTTTCAGTACTTGCAGCAGCTCGGGTACGCTTCCTGTAACAATTAAAAATACGAATGAAAATCTTGGTGTTCCGAATAGGATATCGAGCTTCGTCCTTCCGCTGGGCGCTACTGTCAACATGGACGGAACGGCTATTTATCAGGGGGTTGCCGTCATTTTCATCGCACAATTTTATAACCTGGAATTATCATTCCTTCAATTGCTGACGGTTGTCCTTATAACTATTCTAGCATCAATCGGGACAGCCGGAGTACCAGGAGCTGGCATGATTATGCTCGCGATGGTGTTGACATCCGTAAATATGCCACTTGAAGGAATTGCATTGATTGCCGGTATCGACAGGGTGCTCGATATGATGAGAACGTCGGTGAATGTAGTCGGCGATGCTTCCGCAGCGGTCGTCGTTGCCGGCACGGAGAAGGTATTGGATAGTGAGTGAAAAAGAGAAGACCGGAATCCTTTATTGGATTCCGGTCTCTTTTAACGTTCCAAGCGTTGTTCGACTTCATTTACAACATCTTGAACGGACATTCCGTGAATGCTGACGACTGGAAAATCGAATTGATCGACGTTCACATCACTGACCCCACGTACAACGCCGATGTCGTAGCCGTTCAGATTTTCGTCGCTTTCAAACATATTCACCTCATGGCCTTTTTCCTCCAATGCCACTTTCACATCGTCAAATGGGTTTTCGACTGCAATTTTCGCCATTTGAATCACCTCCGAGTTAGTAAAGTGTTGCCGTTCATTGTTTTCCCGGAATCAACACTACTAAACACGTGGGATATTGAAGATAAGCTCCATTATTTCATCAAGACTCAATTAATCGCACAA
The sequence above is drawn from the Sporosarcina luteola genome and encodes:
- a CDS encoding class I SAM-dependent methyltransferase produces the protein MNQQQMSGRNKVGWNQNAYEAWLTRHGSPNDYANELMADPSRKVSYFLDEIGEVKGKRVLNLLGSKGNKAVCFALLGADVTVVDLSSENKRYAMELAKAAGVSITYIVKDVLELTEEEVTPFDIVILEIGVLHYFVDLHPLFQKVSTLMKERAIFIVRDYHPIVSKTLRIIDGEVILDGNYFSDKYLEVEVAYSTLLPKQSRQKMEKNIIRQWMLSEVVNALINSDLKIRKMKEDKGVHWAFPVGSPEGIGDKIPGTFTICASL
- a CDS encoding NUDIX hydrolase; this translates as MGYIEELREVVGNRPLLLTGAGVGVFNEKGEILLQRNLDGRWGIPGGFLELGESAEEAARREVLEETGIQIGKMDLVTVVSGAQTHTVLNNGHEYYSVTIVYATDDIRGGELLADGVETSEVGFFNLQQLPVNLNPMIRTMILQYAAAHK
- a CDS encoding PaaI family thioesterase — translated: MEKIENAIQDFYADDFAWCFGCGRLNEEGYHFRTGWDGEKTVTYYEPLEKHMAIPGFVYGGLIASFVDCHGTGSCALALYRNNGHEPGDDAEVPRFVTASLNVNYLKPTPQGKLLKAVGMVEEIHPKKWKVNVEVFADDVLCATGEVVGVVMPATFTGN
- a CDS encoding DnaJ family domain-containing protein; this encodes MSDNSMPPYNDLIGDMLKKRESEDGMENLKGFGKPLPKEYFSGDTFQHFQRIAKDAGYKPHWLKLQHEISGMIDEISTLSSNGEQDILQKRVGEVNEKIAEHNRHCPPPMLKGRISLDSLDRAKEIWS
- the nagZ gene encoding beta-N-acetylhexosaminidase, with the translated sequence MNWKIPAFRNIGLLVICILFLLAGCSPAVEEFGKKTPSFSERAQVTELPEITIAKVDLLMEDMTLEEKIGQLLIVGMEGKTYGDELDHLIRQYHVGGIILLGKNISHPAGMLKLLNESKMANSDYEIPLFISVDEEGGRVSRLPSSMKKLPAAEYFGRIADETLAYQTGVYLADLLHAFGYNMNYAPVLDVHSNPKNPVIGDRSFSSDPYAVADLGQAVMKGMTDNGIISVVKHFPGHGDTHVDSHLSLPVIEKTLDELREIELIPFQRAIEEQADAIMVAHIMFPELDDKHPSSLSKKVITDLLREEMQFEGVVITDDLTMGAIVNDYTVPEAAVQSFIAGSDLLLIAGDYENQVGTINALLAAVEAGTISEERIDKSTRRILTLKERYKLKDDPIEEIDLDLIEQKFFELMD
- a CDS encoding DUF4870 domain-containing protein; the encoded protein is MENTGLKVIVHASAFFAPFLVPILIYLIVNDSEVKRISIQALLFQLVMGALIFISAILIIFLIGIPMIIVFGLMTIIVPILGIVKSLQGETYNYPIVGRWI
- a CDS encoding dicarboxylate/amino acid:cation symporter, with amino-acid sequence MKFNLVTQIFIAFVLAIILGSLFGSSINFLKPFGDLFLRLIKFIIAPLILSTLVVGVAGTSDPKQLGRMGVKTVAYYLATTAIAIIIGLAVAFMISPGKGLSISSDGLVAPESATQEPQSTITTVLNIIPENPFTALATGSILQIIFFALFVGLAITLVGEKARPVYTFFEGFAEIMYKITGIVMKFAPIGILGLLAPVIGQYGLSVLLPLVKVIIAVYIACILHAVIVYSMAVKSFAGMSPKRFFKGISPAALVAFSTCSSSGTLPVTIKNTNENLGVPNRISSFVLPLGATVNMDGTAIYQGVAVIFIAQFYNLELSFLQLLTVVLITILASIGTAGVPGAGMIMLAMVLTSVNMPLEGIALIAGIDRVLDMMRTSVNVVGDASAAVVVAGTEKVLDSE
- a CDS encoding YkuS family protein gives rise to the protein MAKIAVENPFDDVKVALEEKGHEVNMFESDENLNGYDIGVVRGVSDVNVDQFDFPVVSIHGMSVQDVVNEVEQRLER